Proteins encoded by one window of Deltaproteobacteria bacterium:
- the tuf gene encoding elongation factor Tu (EF-Tu; promotes GTP-dependent binding of aminoacyl-tRNA to the A-site of ribosomes during protein biosynthesis; when the tRNA anticodon matches the mRNA codon, GTP hydrolysis results; the inactive EF-Tu-GDP leaves the ribosome and release of GDP is promoted by elongation factor Ts; many prokaryotes have two copies of the gene encoding EF-Tu), which produces GDNVTVTVDLIQPIAMEKELRFAIREGGRTVGAGVVAEILQ; this is translated from the coding sequence GGGGATAATGTTACGGTAACTGTTGACTTGATACAGCCGATAGCTATGGAAAAGGAGCTTCGCTTCGCCATACGCGAAGGAGGTAGAACTGTAGGCGCAGGAGTCGTCGCCGAAATACTTCAGTAA
- the rpmG gene encoding 50S ribosomal protein L33: MGNRSIITLVCSDCKARNYSKTRNKKGHTQKIEASKFCPFCRKHTVHKETK; encoded by the coding sequence TTGGGAAATCGAAGTATAATAACGTTAGTTTGTTCGGATTGTAAGGCACGTAATTACTCTAAGACTCGCAATAAGAAAGGGCATACTCAAAAAATTGAGGCGAGCAAGTTTTGTCCATTTTGTCGAAAGCACACTGTCCACAAGGAAACGAAGTAA
- the secE gene encoding preprotein translocase subunit SecE, protein MAKKETEEKVGILEQGISFGNEAWLELKKVHLPSRQETMQATMVVMFMMFLFAVFLGLADYIVGNIMQATLT, encoded by the coding sequence ATGGCGAAAAAGGAAACTGAAGAAAAAGTTGGAATTCTAGAGCAAGGCATTAGCTTTGGAAATGAAGCTTGGTTGGAGCTTAAGAAAGTCCATCTGCCTTCCCGACAAGAGACAATGCAGGCAACAATGGTAGTTATGTTTATGATGTTTTTGTTTGCAGTGTTCTTAGGTTTGGCTGATTATATCGTTGGCAATATTATGCAGGCAACGCTAACTTAA
- the nusG gene encoding transcription termination/antitermination protein NusG, whose translation MGGDGKIEEQADNLVGGSQLVEGDRQKPEAPASAGKEATVKSDLPWYVLHTYSGFETKAKSNLEERIRNSGLSDKFGDIIVPQETVVELVRGQRKTSTRKFFPGYMLLQVQLDEETWHLVKDTPKITGFIGDERSPSPLTPQEVDNLMKQMEGGASRPRPRVQFEQGDSVKVIDGPFTDFNGTVDEVKVDKGKLRVLISIFGRNTPVELDFVQVEKA comes from the coding sequence ATGGGTGGCGATGGCAAAATCGAAGAGCAGGCCGATAATTTAGTCGGTGGTTCCCAGTTAGTAGAAGGCGATAGGCAGAAGCCCGAAGCACCTGCTTCGGCCGGAAAAGAAGCTACGGTAAAATCAGATCTCCCTTGGTATGTCCTACACACTTATTCTGGTTTTGAGACGAAGGCTAAGTCTAATCTCGAAGAGCGAATTCGAAATAGCGGTTTATCTGATAAGTTTGGCGACATTATTGTTCCGCAAGAAACTGTTGTCGAGTTGGTTCGCGGGCAACGGAAAACTTCTACTCGCAAGTTCTTCCCTGGCTATATGCTTCTTCAAGTGCAGCTAGACGAAGAAACCTGGCACTTGGTTAAAGATACTCCAAAAATAACTGGATTTATTGGCGATGAGCGCAGTCCGTCTCCTTTGACTCCACAGGAAGTGGACAATTTAATGAAGCAAATGGAAGGAGGGGCTTCTAGGCCGCGTCCTCGCGTGCAGTTTGAGCAGGGTGATTCGGTTAAAGTTATTGATGGGCCATTTACTGATTTTAATGGCACAGTTGATGAGGTAAAGGTGGACAAGGGGAAACTGAGGGTATTGATTAGTATTTTCGGCAGAAATACGCCAGTTGAGCTTGACTTTGTGCAAGTGGAAAAGGCATAG
- the rplK gene encoding 50S ribosomal protein L11: MAPKKKLVSQIKLQIQAGAANPAPPVGPALGQHGVNIMEFCKEFNAKTQSQAGTVLPVIISVYADRSFSFELKSPPASYLIKKFAKIDKGSGEPHTRKVGQLSEEDLAEIAKIKMADLSATDIELAKKIIAGTARSMGVKTPYFG, encoded by the coding sequence ATGGCGCCAAAGAAGAAATTAGTTAGTCAGATAAAACTTCAAATTCAGGCGGGTGCTGCTAATCCCGCACCGCCAGTAGGGCCAGCGTTGGGTCAGCACGGCGTCAATATTATGGAGTTTTGTAAGGAATTTAATGCAAAGACCCAGTCGCAAGCTGGAACTGTTCTTCCCGTAATTATTAGTGTTTATGCGGATCGTTCTTTTAGCTTTGAGCTTAAAAGTCCACCAGCGTCTTACTTAATTAAGAAATTTGCGAAAATCGATAAGGGCTCTGGGGAGCCACATACGCGCAAAGTCGGGCAACTTAGTGAAGAAGATTTAGCAGAAATTGCCAAGATAAAAATGGCTGATCTCAGTGCTACTGACATAGAGCTAGCTAAAAAAATAATAGCGGGCACGGCGCGTAGCATGGGAGTTAAAACGCCTTATTTTGGTTAA
- a CDS encoding 50S ribosomal protein L1: MARRGKRWEEGHRLVNYDSLYSIEDACSLLKKFPKAKFDESVDIAVKLGVDPRKAEENVRGTVVLPHGTGKTLRVVAFCKGEKAKEALDAGADAVGADDLVKKIQDGWLEFDSAVATPDAMGLVGRIGKILGPRGLMPNPKVGTVTFDIGKAVAAIKGGQVEYRTEKAGVVQVGVGRSSFEAAQLVENITSLIDAVNKSKPKTSKGTYILSAHLSTTMSPGVPLDPAPLRKY, from the coding sequence ATGGCACGTCGAGGAAAGCGTTGGGAGGAAGGACATAGACTCGTTAACTACGACTCCTTGTATAGCATTGAGGATGCTTGTTCGTTGTTGAAGAAGTTTCCCAAGGCTAAGTTTGATGAATCTGTTGACATTGCAGTTAAGCTCGGCGTGGATCCGCGCAAGGCGGAGGAAAATGTTAGAGGAACTGTAGTGTTGCCACATGGCACTGGAAAAACTCTTAGAGTAGTGGCTTTTTGTAAAGGCGAAAAAGCTAAAGAAGCCCTTGATGCCGGCGCTGATGCTGTTGGTGCGGATGACTTAGTAAAGAAGATTCAGGACGGTTGGCTCGAGTTCGATAGCGCAGTTGCTACGCCGGATGCTATGGGGCTTGTTGGGCGCATTGGTAAGATACTAGGACCGCGAGGGTTGATGCCAAATCCCAAAGTCGGGACTGTTACTTTTGATATTGGCAAAGCTGTGGCAGCTATTAAAGGTGGGCAGGTTGAGTACCGCACGGAGAAAGCGGGAGTCGTGCAGGTCGGCGTTGGGCGTTCTTCGTTCGAGGCTGCGCAGCTTGTGGAAAATATTACTAGCTTAATTGACGCTGTTAATAAATCTAAGCCAAAAACATCCAAGGGCACGTACATTCTAAGTGCCCATCTCTCGACTACGATGAGTCCGGGTGTGCCGCTGGATCCAGCTCCTCTAAGAAAGTATTGA
- a CDS encoding 50S ribosomal protein L10: protein MNLDAKQNFIGSFSDSFSKSSAVFLVHYQGCTCQDITGIRKELKRMDSRLLVVKNTLARRAIRERGAESLADYLKGPTAVVLTGSDPVAPAKVISEFAKQKESFRVKAGWLDGQPLSSKDVESLANMPSKLELQAKLLSLINAPAVQLMGVISEPARGLVRLLGSWQEQLAKGNQGD from the coding sequence ATGAATTTAGACGCTAAACAGAATTTTATTGGCAGTTTTTCTGATTCCTTTTCTAAATCCTCCGCTGTGTTTCTGGTGCATTATCAAGGGTGTACCTGTCAAGACATAACAGGGATTAGAAAGGAGCTTAAAAGAATGGACTCTCGTTTGCTAGTAGTTAAAAACACACTGGCGAGGAGAGCGATTCGCGAGCGCGGAGCTGAGTCGTTAGCCGATTACTTAAAGGGGCCTACCGCTGTTGTGCTGACAGGGTCGGATCCGGTAGCTCCAGCCAAGGTAATATCTGAGTTTGCGAAGCAAAAAGAGAGCTTTAGAGTAAAAGCAGGTTGGTTAGACGGGCAGCCGCTAAGCAGCAAGGACGTGGAGTCCCTAGCCAATATGCCTTCTAAATTGGAGCTTCAGGCAAAATTGTTATCTCTCATTAACGCGCCAGCAGTGCAGTTGATGGGAGTAATTAGCGAGCCGGCTCGTGGATTAGTCCGTCTGTTGGGTTCTTGGCAAGAGCAACTAGCAAAGGGAAATCAGGGCGATTAG
- the rplL gene encoding 50S ribosomal protein L7/L12, with protein MSEVTVEQVKDFIKGMSLMQAANLVKDLEAELGVSAAAPVGIVAAVGGAGGAAGGAEVEEKTEFDVILSDVGADKIKVIKVVREITSLGLKEAKELVDNAPKPLKEGASKQESASIKEKLEAVGAKVEIK; from the coding sequence ATGAGTGAAGTGACGGTAGAGCAAGTGAAGGACTTTATTAAGGGAATGTCCTTAATGCAGGCTGCTAACTTGGTCAAAGACCTAGAGGCAGAGTTGGGAGTAAGCGCAGCTGCGCCAGTAGGGATTGTTGCGGCGGTTGGAGGTGCTGGCGGGGCTGCTGGTGGCGCTGAAGTTGAGGAAAAGACAGAGTTTGATGTGATACTCTCGGATGTAGGCGCGGATAAGATAAAAGTCATTAAAGTAGTTAGAGAGATAACTTCTTTAGGGCTAAAGGAAGCTAAGGAACTTGTAGACAATGCGCCCAAGCCGCTCAAGGAGGGAGCTTCCAAGCAAGAGTCGGCTAGTATTAAGGAGAAGCTAGAAGCAGTTGGCGCTAAGGTCGAAATTAAGTAG
- the rpoB gene encoding DNA-directed RNA polymerase subunit beta: protein MAKKLTTRFRLRRDFSKLEKPHAIPNLIRIQCDSYRDFLHSDFLHSGEINGAGERKDVGLQSVFKSVFPIKDYNNTASLDYVSYRLGEPKYDVVECQERGMTWAAPLKVTIQLILWETISDGSRQIRDIKEQEVYFGEIPLMTENGTFMVNGTERVIVSQLHRSPGVFFDHDRGKTHSSGKLLYNARIIPYRGSWLDFEFDVKDILHVRIDRRRKQNATVLLRALGMSSEDVLCKFYKCDRIIFGKTGSVSKAFASDRLEGQRAYLDVKDEGGRVLVKSGQKYNRAIIRRLTEAGIKELAIDPDSVPGMISAKTVIEATEDVLDPATSKVLVKGGELLIGWQRIEEIFSKVFKSGGESAVSEIVKRFNVIVAAGEALSPDVLDTKGRVKAEGTVSTLKNLGVKEIEVLYTSENHIGDSLRKTLLGDGLEPDRDDLKSHFMQVPQTSALVEIYKRLRPGDPPRVETAEANFKNMFFNPERYDLSAVGRLKLNFKLHSRREAKERGKEVSVVAKKGQTATASAMDSANDGVLTHDDICETVRYLLELRASNDPVNYSVDDIDHLGNRRVRSVGELIENQYRLGLVRMERAIKERMSVQDIETLMPQDLINYKPVSAVIKEFFGSSQLSQFMDQTNPLSEVTHKRRLSALGPGGLTRERAGFEVRDVHPTHYGRVCPIETPEGPNIGLISSLATYARVNEFGFVETPYRVVNEKREVSNKIVYLSAMEEEREVIAQANAPLTKDGKFVDEFVSARKENEFQRVPREEVTMMDVSPDQLVSVAASLIPFLENDDANRALMGSNMQRQAVPLLKTSAPLVGTGMEKIVARDSGATVVAKRRGVVESVDAGRIVIKSDKLTNDPLDTGVDIYNLTKYKRSNQNTCINQRPIVRVGEEVESGDVVADGQSTDRGELALGQNVLVAFMPWQGFNFEDSILVSEKVVREDAYTSIHIEEVECIARDTKLGKEEITRDIPNVGEEALRNLDDSGIIRIGAEVKPGDILVGKITPKSETQLSPEEKLLRAIFGEKAGEVRDTSLRLSPGVEGTIISAQVFSRKGTEKDERMLQIEKKNINKLEQDQRDEIRLLRESALRQVTQMLQGKKLTARLVDEGRKQLIAKGETLTAELMASIPFEYIRDIQVGEEELQEEVGRIIVGTGQLINNKRAALAEKIKRLKEGDELPPGVIKMVKVFVAVKRRLTVGDKMAGRHGNKGVLSVVLPQEDMPYLPDGTPVDMVLNPLGVPSRMNVGQILETHLGWSCYSIGKKVCQLLEQVVDPSIRFASMPEKYGHNGSLSRSAQDIRELLRSAFSEDRFDKLVGSLKEMEVLELGQGCINGIHVATPVFEGASEGEIRKLLGLGGLDASGQTVLYDGRTGEPFQEKVTVGVMYMLKLHHLVDDKIHARSIGPYSLVTQQPLGGKAQFGGQRLGEMEVWALEAYGAAYSLQEFLTVKSDDVAGRTRMYEAIVKGENVLEPGLPESFNVMTKELMSLALDVELVDDQNVQGETVVGQNGRQALSVDRASVSDAAAVDGLSDY from the coding sequence ATGGCTAAGAAACTTACTACTCGCTTCCGCCTTCGTCGAGATTTTTCAAAACTAGAAAAACCACATGCAATCCCCAACTTAATTAGAATTCAGTGCGACTCTTACAGGGATTTCCTGCACAGCGATTTCTTGCACAGCGGCGAAATCAATGGAGCTGGCGAGCGCAAGGATGTGGGCCTTCAATCTGTTTTTAAGTCTGTTTTCCCTATTAAGGATTACAACAATACGGCGTCCTTGGATTACGTATCGTATCGCCTTGGGGAGCCAAAATACGATGTAGTCGAGTGTCAAGAGCGGGGCATGACTTGGGCTGCGCCGCTAAAGGTTACCATCCAGCTAATACTTTGGGAGACGATTAGCGACGGCTCTCGACAAATTCGCGACATTAAGGAGCAGGAAGTCTATTTTGGCGAAATTCCGCTAATGACTGAAAATGGCACCTTTATGGTGAACGGAACTGAGCGGGTAATTGTTAGCCAGTTGCATCGTTCGCCAGGAGTTTTCTTTGATCACGATCGCGGAAAAACGCATTCGTCGGGAAAATTATTGTACAATGCGCGCATTATTCCCTACAGGGGGTCGTGGCTAGATTTTGAGTTTGATGTAAAGGACATTTTGCACGTTCGCATTGATAGGCGTCGCAAACAGAATGCTACGGTGTTGTTGCGTGCCTTGGGAATGAGTTCTGAAGATGTGCTCTGTAAGTTCTATAAATGCGATCGCATTATTTTTGGAAAAACAGGCAGCGTTTCTAAGGCGTTTGCCTCAGATCGGCTTGAGGGGCAAAGGGCTTATTTAGACGTTAAGGACGAGGGTGGTCGAGTACTCGTCAAGAGTGGGCAAAAATATAACCGAGCTATAATTCGCCGCCTTACTGAGGCTGGGATTAAAGAATTGGCCATTGATCCGGACAGCGTGCCAGGGATGATTTCTGCGAAGACGGTTATCGAGGCAACGGAAGATGTTTTGGATCCGGCGACTTCGAAAGTCTTAGTTAAGGGGGGCGAGCTGCTAATCGGTTGGCAGCGAATCGAGGAGATTTTTAGCAAGGTATTTAAAAGCGGCGGTGAGTCTGCCGTTAGTGAGATCGTTAAACGCTTTAATGTCATAGTTGCCGCTGGCGAAGCGCTAAGTCCGGATGTGCTAGATACCAAGGGTCGAGTTAAAGCCGAAGGAACAGTTTCGACGCTAAAAAATCTAGGCGTGAAGGAAATAGAAGTCTTATATACTAGCGAGAACCATATTGGTGACTCTCTGAGAAAAACATTGCTAGGGGATGGACTTGAGCCTGATCGCGATGATTTAAAATCGCATTTTATGCAAGTTCCGCAGACCTCGGCATTGGTAGAAATATATAAGCGCTTGCGTCCAGGGGATCCGCCACGCGTAGAGACGGCAGAGGCGAATTTTAAGAACATGTTCTTTAATCCAGAGCGCTACGATCTCTCGGCAGTGGGGCGGTTAAAGCTAAACTTTAAGTTGCATAGCCGGCGAGAGGCTAAGGAGCGTGGCAAGGAAGTCTCTGTTGTGGCAAAGAAAGGCCAGACAGCCACTGCTTCAGCAATGGATAGTGCGAACGATGGCGTTTTGACTCACGACGATATCTGCGAGACTGTTAGATATTTGCTTGAGCTGCGAGCGTCTAATGATCCCGTCAATTATTCCGTCGACGATATAGATCATCTTGGCAATCGCAGGGTGCGGTCTGTTGGCGAGCTGATTGAAAATCAATATCGCTTAGGCCTTGTGAGAATGGAGCGCGCTATTAAGGAGCGCATGAGCGTGCAGGATATAGAGACGCTCATGCCTCAGGACTTGATAAATTACAAACCAGTATCTGCTGTGATTAAGGAGTTTTTCGGCTCGTCTCAGTTAAGTCAGTTCATGGATCAAACTAATCCGCTTAGTGAGGTAACTCATAAGCGAAGGTTGAGCGCATTGGGTCCGGGTGGCTTGACCCGCGAAAGAGCTGGCTTCGAAGTGAGAGATGTTCATCCAACTCATTATGGGCGAGTTTGTCCGATTGAGACTCCTGAAGGTCCAAATATAGGCTTGATATCGTCACTTGCTACGTATGCTCGGGTAAATGAGTTTGGGTTTGTCGAGACCCCGTATCGAGTAGTTAACGAAAAGCGAGAAGTGAGCAATAAGATCGTCTACCTATCTGCTATGGAGGAGGAGCGCGAGGTTATTGCGCAAGCCAATGCACCTTTAACTAAGGACGGGAAGTTCGTAGATGAGTTCGTAAGTGCACGTAAGGAAAATGAGTTCCAGAGAGTTCCTCGGGAAGAAGTGACGATGATGGACGTTAGTCCAGATCAGCTCGTTAGCGTCGCGGCGTCGCTTATACCGTTTTTAGAAAATGACGATGCGAACCGAGCTTTGATGGGTTCGAACATGCAGCGGCAGGCAGTGCCTCTGCTTAAGACGTCCGCGCCACTTGTGGGCACAGGTATGGAGAAGATCGTGGCTCGTGATTCTGGTGCAACTGTCGTAGCCAAGCGCCGCGGTGTTGTCGAATCGGTAGATGCGGGTCGCATTGTAATAAAGTCGGATAAGCTAACAAATGATCCGCTAGATACGGGCGTGGATATTTATAATCTTACAAAGTACAAGCGTTCGAACCAGAATACTTGCATTAATCAACGACCTATCGTGCGGGTTGGCGAAGAAGTAGAGTCGGGTGACGTGGTTGCCGATGGGCAGTCGACAGATCGCGGTGAGCTTGCCTTGGGGCAAAATGTGTTGGTGGCCTTTATGCCGTGGCAGGGTTTTAACTTCGAGGACTCTATTCTCGTTAGCGAGAAGGTAGTTCGAGAAGATGCGTATACATCTATCCATATTGAGGAGGTAGAGTGTATAGCTCGGGATACTAAGCTCGGAAAGGAGGAAATTACACGAGATATACCCAATGTGGGAGAAGAGGCACTAAGGAACTTAGATGACTCAGGGATTATCCGCATTGGTGCGGAGGTAAAACCAGGCGATATACTTGTTGGAAAAATTACTCCTAAGAGCGAAACTCAACTTTCCCCGGAGGAAAAGCTCTTGCGAGCTATTTTTGGAGAAAAGGCGGGTGAAGTTAGGGACACGAGTTTGCGGCTTTCTCCAGGTGTCGAAGGAACTATCATCAGCGCGCAGGTTTTTTCGCGCAAGGGAACCGAAAAAGACGAGCGCATGCTCCAGATTGAAAAGAAAAACATTAATAAACTGGAGCAGGATCAGAGAGACGAAATACGCTTGCTACGCGAGAGTGCCCTTAGGCAGGTAACGCAAATGCTTCAGGGTAAGAAGTTGACCGCGCGGTTAGTGGATGAGGGGCGCAAGCAATTAATTGCTAAAGGCGAAACTCTTACGGCGGAATTAATGGCCAGCATCCCGTTTGAATATATTAGAGACATTCAAGTGGGGGAAGAGGAGCTACAGGAAGAGGTTGGGCGCATCATCGTAGGCACTGGGCAGCTTATTAATAATAAGCGTGCTGCGTTAGCTGAGAAGATAAAGCGCCTGAAAGAGGGCGATGAGTTGCCACCTGGCGTCATAAAGATGGTAAAAGTTTTTGTGGCAGTTAAACGGCGCCTTACGGTGGGCGACAAAATGGCCGGAAGGCACGGGAATAAGGGTGTCTTGTCGGTTGTGCTTCCGCAGGAGGATATGCCGTATTTGCCCGATGGCACGCCGGTAGATATGGTATTAAACCCGCTTGGCGTTCCGTCTCGAATGAACGTAGGGCAAATTCTGGAAACGCATTTAGGATGGTCGTGTTACTCTATTGGCAAGAAGGTTTGCCAGTTGTTAGAGCAGGTGGTGGATCCGAGTATCAGATTTGCCTCTATGCCGGAAAAATATGGACATAATGGTTCTTTGAGCCGCTCTGCTCAAGATATCAGGGAGTTGTTGCGCAGCGCGTTCTCAGAAGATCGGTTCGATAAGCTCGTCGGTTCACTTAAAGAAATGGAGGTCTTGGAGTTGGGCCAGGGGTGTATTAATGGAATCCATGTGGCTACTCCTGTGTTTGAGGGAGCATCGGAGGGAGAAATTCGCAAGTTGCTGGGCCTGGGTGGATTGGATGCAAGTGGCCAGACAGTTTTATACGATGGTCGCACGGGCGAACCGTTTCAGGAAAAGGTTACGGTAGGTGTGATGTACATGCTTAAGTTGCATCACTTAGTCGATGATAAAATTCATGCTCGCTCAATTGGACCATATTCCTTGGTAACACAGCAGCCATTAGGTGGTAAGGCGCAGTTTGGCGGACAGCGTTTGGGAGAAATGGAAGTTTGGGCACTCGAGGCCTATGGCGCAGCGTACTCGTTGCAGGAGTTTTTGACAGTGAAGTCAGATGACGTCGCTGGGCGCACTCGAATGTATGAAGCCATCGTAAAAGGTGAAAACGTGCTTGAACCAGGCCTGCCGGAATCCTTTAACGTTATGACGAAGGAACTGATGAGTCTTGCGTTAGACGTAGAGCTGGTAGATGACCAAAATGTGCAGGGAGAGACTGTGGTAGGGCAGAATGGAAGGCAGGCGCTGAGCGTAGATCGCGCTTCGGTATCCGACGCAGCGGCCGTTGATGGCTTGTCCGATTATTAG